In a genomic window of Echeneis naucrates chromosome 4, fEcheNa1.1, whole genome shotgun sequence:
- the lpl2a gene encoding lipoprotein lipase — protein sequence MTAWRGRFVCFVVLNAAVRYVTSLEAEPSDSIFGNFLEPLSDLFQHKDEARQTVAKFSLRKPSHPDDDLCYIIPGEADSLAACTFNSTSKTFLVIHGWTLSGMFESWVAKLVSALYEREQTANVIVVDWLASAQNHYVVAAQKTKAVGQQIARFIDWIEETANMPLENIHLIGYSLGAHVAGFAGSHATNKVGRITGLDPAGPDFEGEHAHRRLSPDDAYFVDVLHTFTRGSLGLSIGIQQPVGHVDIYPNGGSFQPGCNLRGALEKIANFGIFAVTDAIKCEHERSVHLFIDSLLNEQEAAKAYRCGSNDMFDRGMCLSCRKSRCNTVGYDISKVRKARNVQMYTKTRASMPFRVYHYQLKMHFSSKVNRSEMDPSITVSLYGTKGEAENLEPKLKEKITTNRTHSFLLVTEEDIGDLLMLTFKWEETNGWSASNMLKMVSSWWSGDSDSSNMEVHKIRIRAGETQQKMVFCVKDAEAQNSKQEVTFVKCKNPWRTKPQGTPKRVTLEKH from the exons ATGACAGCGTGGCGCGGTCGGTTTGTGTGCTTCGTGGTGTTGAACGCAGCTGTGCGGTATGTGACGTCCCTGGAAGCGGAGCCCTCCGACTCTATTTTTG GTAACTTCCTCGAACCCTTGAGCGACTTGTTTCAGCACAAAGATGAAGCCCGTCAAACTGTTGCCAAATTCTCTCTTCGCAAACCGTCCCACCCCGACGACGACCTCTGCTACATCATTCCTGGAGAGGCTGACTCTCTGGCGGCCTGCACCTTCAACAGCACCTCCAAAACCTTCCTGGTGATCCACGGATGGACG TTGAGTGGTATGTTTGAAAGCTGGGTGGCCAAGCTGGTGTCAGCGCTGTACGAGCGGGAACAGACGGCAAACGTCATCGTGGTGGACTGGCTCGCCTCGGCCCAGAACCACTACGTGGTCGCGGCTCAGAAAACCAAAGCAGTCGGGCAGCAGATCGCTCGCTTCATCGACTGGATCGAG gAGACCGCCAACATGCCTCTGGAGAACATCCACCTGATTGGCTACAGCCTCGGGGCTCATGTAGCAGGATTTGCTGGTAGCCATGCCACCAATAAAGTCGGGAGAATAACTG GTCTGGATCCAGCTGGTCCGGACTTTGAGGGGGAGCACGCCCACAGACGCCTCTCTCCAGACGACGCTTACTTTGTGGACGTCCTCCACACCTTCACACGGGGCTCCCTGGGTCTCAGCATTGGGATCCAGCAGCCTGTCGGCCATGTGGACATTTACCCAAACGGAGGCAGCTTCCAGCCGGGATGCAACCTGAGGGGGGCCCTGGAGAAGATCGCCAACTTTGGGATATTTG cTGTCACTGACGCAATCAAGTGCGAACACGAGCGCTCCGTCCACCTCTTCATCGACTCTCTGCTGAACGAGCAGGAGGCGGCCAAGGCCTACCGGTGCGGCAGCAACGACATGTTCGACCGCGGCATGTGCCTCAGCTGCCGCAAAAGCCGCTGCAACACGGTGGGCTACGACATCAGCAAGGTCCGCAAGGCGCGCAACGTTCAGATGTACACCAAAACACGAGCCTCCATGCCTTTCAGGG TTTATCATTATCAGCTGAAGATGCATTTCTCCAGTAAGGTGAACCGGTCAGAGATGGACCCCTCCATCACCGTGTCGCTGTACGGAACAAAAGGAGAGGCGGAAAACTTGGAGCCTAAACT aaaggagaaaataacaacaaataggACACATTCGTTCCTGCTGGTGACAGAGGAGGACATCGGTGACCTGCTGATGTTGACCTTTAAATGGGAGGAGACGAACGGCTGGTCGGCGTCCAACATGTTGAAGATGGTTTCCTCGTGGTGGTCCGGTGACTcagacagcagcaacatggaggtTCACAAAATCCGCATCCGAGCTGGCGAGACCCAGCAAAA gatGGTGTTCTGTGTAAAAGACGCCGAAGCTCAGAACTCAAAACAAGAGGTCACGTTTGTTAAATGCAAAAATCCGTGGAGGACAAAACCACAAGGAACTCCAAAAAG AGTGACGCTGGAGAAGCACTGA